One Papaver somniferum cultivar HN1 unplaced genomic scaffold, ASM357369v1 unplaced-scaffold_35, whole genome shotgun sequence DNA window includes the following coding sequences:
- the LOC113342272 gene encoding uncharacterized protein LOC113342272 — translation MENALRETDEDLSNVDKLNNMKSRAVELNNTRLQLATMLKQKSRNKWLVEGASNTSFFHNSIRIRRSSNTISELVNENGETITNVDQMVQHVVSFNEDKFNGDSSVLDDSLFDIDHSTISAEESIGMDLIPMYEEIREAIFSLGADSSPGPDGFAVFFYRHCWDIISSDLVKAIIFCLEHKYIPHKVNSSLLMLLPKVRGANTLSNFCPIGLSNFFFKIFTKILATRLGTVLGNLVPEKQVASMKGRNIHENISLAPEMVNELQIKRKDGNVGLKLDITQAFDTVSWKFIMEVFRRYGFSEGWCTWILHILQSTRISVLFNGSPEGFFKIDRGLFQGDPLSPLIFVLIEDVLSRNIAKLFRDRKMTHMVTRKGNMKSLQNLVDLLGSYQRASGQTVSRQKSKLYYGGGSLSRRTSISTFLGMKVVSFPYRYLGIKIMPEIVRYHHISNVVEKIKEKLSGWKGKHLSFQDRVVLIKFVIVSYSIHNMAVYRWPKKIVHQCEVVIQNFLWTGDSSVRRSFTVAYDKVCVPYEEGGLGISSMISMNKALLMKLWWNMKTSKKNWAKLFRARFFSRNGHLRKYIKSSILPGIKWVYNDVENNVHVLIGDGRATSLYFDAWCSESSIADVLDNPNLDRSVLVSDMLDNGNWALTDPCIANMLAAGGDVNNLPRPMGGENYRVCKPSYKGDFMVKSAKDLVRVRYAKLEGANLIWRPEIHPSLASQNWKFLVCVWHQNASKFDNSVQRSQRVIHRKIKQIEPVECFWEPPEADELMICCDSASRGNPGVAGGGVVVRDTSSNVLGAMNIGLGTTTNYLAEVFAVIVGLEWAMKFGLQRICIRSDSMAAMQTFSGGVSNVPWFIRSRWVVVKRNYARIRFVHSFRETNFSADTMAKRGCFLQEKEGMNYDGRPDFLHLIELPNVFVSFLGFSALFLTS, via the exons ATGGAGAATGCTTTACGTGAAACTGATGAGGACCTTAGTAATGTTGATAAGCTGAATAATATGAAGAGTAGAGCCGTGGAACTTAACAATACTAGATTGCAACTGGCTACTATGCTCAAACAAAAGTCTCGTAATAAGTGGCTTGTTGAAGGGGCTAGTAACACAAGCTTCTTTCACAATAGTATTCGCATTAGGAGAAGTAGTAATACTATCTCTGAACTGGTAAATGAAAATGGGGAGACGATTACGAATGTGGATCAAATGGTGCAGCATGTTGTTAGTTTTAATGAAGATAAATTCAATGGGGATTCTTCGGTGCTGGATGATTCCTTATTTGATATTgatcattcgactatttctgcaGAGGAAAGTATTGGCATGGACCTCATTCCCATGTATGAAGAAATTCGTGAAGCTATTTTTTCTCTGGGTGCTGATAGTTCTCCAGGCCCGGATGGTTTTGCCGTATTTTTCTATAGACACTGTTGGGATATTATTAGTTCTGATTTGGTGAAGGCTATCATTTTTTGTTTGGAACATAAGTATATTCCCCATAAAGTTAATTCTAGCCTTCTTATGCTGCTGCCAAAGGTAAGAGGAGCTAATACTCTTTCTAACTTTTGTCCGATTGGGCTGAGCAACTTTTTCTTCAAGATTTTTACCAAAATCTTGGCAACAAGATTAGGTACTGTGTTGGGTAACTTGGTTCCTGAGAAACAGGTTGCTTCTATGAAGGGAAGAAACATTCACGAAAATATTAGTTTGGCGCCTGAGATGGTTAATGAGCTACAAATCAAGCGGAAAGATGGTAATGTGGGGTTAAAACTTGATATTActcaggcttttgatactgtTAGCTGGAAGTTTATCATGGAGGTCTTTAGAAGATATGGGTTTTCTGAAGGTTGGTGTACTTggattcttcatattcttcagtcAACAAGGATTTCGGTTCTCTtcaatggtagtccggagggtttctTCAAGATTGATAGGGGTCTTTTTCAGGGTGATCCTCTTTCGCCTTTAATTTTTGTCTTAATTGAGGATGTCTTAAGTAGAAATATTGCTAAGTTATTTAGAGATCGAAAAATGACTCATATGGTCACTAGGAAAG gcAACATGAAAAGTCTGCAGAATTTAGTTGATTTGTTGGGGTCCTATCAACGTGCTTCTGGGCAGACGGTTAGTAGGCAAAAGAGCAAGTTGTATTATGGAGGGGGTTCTTTGTCGAGGCGAACATCTATTTCTACTTTTCTTGGTATGAAAGTTGTTTCATTCCCATATAGGTACTTAGGTATCAAAATTATGCCAGAAATAGTGAGGTATCATCATATTAGTAAtgtggtagagaagataaaggagAAGCTCTCAGGTTGGAAGGGGAAACACTTATCTTTTCAagacagagttgttcttataaaatTTGTGATAGTTAGCTACTCGATTCACAACATGGCAGTTTATCGTTGGCCTAAAAAAATTGTTCATCAATGTGAAGTTGTTATACAGAACTTTCTTTGGACTGGTGACTCTAGTGTTCGAAGATCTTTTACTGTGGCGTATGACAAAGTTTGTGTTCCGTATGAAGAGGGTGGCCTGGGAATCTCGAGCATGATTTCCATGAATAAGGCTTTGTTAATGAAGCTTTGGTGGAATATGAAAACTTCCAAAAAGAATTGGGCGAAATTATTCAGGGCTAGATTTTTTAGCCGTAATGGTCATCTGCGCAAATACATTAAGTCCTCCATTCTTCCGGGAATCAAATGGGTATATAATGATGTTGAGAATAATGTTCATGTGCTGATTGGTGATGGCAGGGCAACGTCTTTATATTTTGACGCTTGGTGTTCAGAATCGTCCATTGCGGATGTCCTTGACAACCCAAATTTGGATCGATCGGTGCTGGTTAGTGATATGTTAGACAATGGAAATTGGGCTTTAACAGATCCTTGTATTGCTAATATGCTTGCTGCAGGTGGTGATGTGAATAATCTTCCAAGGCCGATGGGAGGAGAGAACTACAGAGTTTGTAAACCTTCTTACAAAGGAGATTTCATGGTAAAATCGGCCAAAGATTTGGTGCGAGTTAGATATGCAAAGTTGGAGGGTGCTAATCTGATTTGGAGGCCAGAAATTCATCCGTCTCTTGCTTCTCAAAATTGGAAATTTCTCGT GTGTGTTTGGCATCAAAATGCATCAAAATTTGACAACAGCGTACAAAGAAGCCAAAG AGTTATTCATAGGAAAATTAAACAGATTGAACCGGTGGAGTGTTTTTGGGAGCCTCCAGAAGCAGATGAATTGATGATATGTTGTGATAGTGCCTCTAGGGGTAATCCGGGTGTGGCAGGTGGTGGTGTGGTGGTAAGAGATACTTCTTCTAATGTTCTTGGCGCTATGAACATAGGCTTGGGGACAACAACAAACTATCTTGCTGAAGTTTTTGCGGTTATTGTTGGGTTGGAATGGGCTATGAAATTTGGTTTGCAGCGGATTTGTATTCGCTCGGATAGTATGGCAGCAATGCAAACTTTCTCGGGTGGTGTTTCTAATGTTCCTTGGTTTATTAGATCAAGATGGGTGGTTGTTAAGCGGAATTATGCAAGAATCAGATTTGTGCATTCTTTTAGAGAAACTAACTTTTCAGCGGACACTATGGCTAAGAGAGGTTGTTTTTTGCAAGAGAAGGAGGGTATGAATTATGATGGAAGACCTGATTTTCTTCATTTGATTGAATTACCTAATGTATTTGTAAGTTTTTTGGGGTTTTCTGCCCTTTTTCTTACAAGCTAG